CTCTTTTATTCAGTTAATTTCTCCCTGGCAGTAACTCTTTTTACATATAGGCCAATTGGAATTGTTAGGATAACTAATACGACTAATCCAATAACTCCGAATCCGCCAATCTGTGCAATAATATAGTCAAAAACATTACCATTCCACAGTGCCGTCGTCTGTCCTTTAATTTCTGTTGCCCCCCCGCTAGCAGCCAACTTACTGAAATGCGGAGCAAACCAACTTGCAATGTAAAGAACACCAATCATGTTAATAACACCGCTAATTACCGTCTTTAAAAGATTTCCTTTATGAATAATCGTCGCCATACATGTAAAGAAAGCGACGAAAGCTAAGTCGCCAAGCGGCAATACTTTATTTCCTGGCAGAATGACGGCTAATACTAATGTGATTGGAATTAACATCGTCCCGACAATTTGGGTAGTCGGTAAACCTAGCGTAATAGCGGAGTCTAGTCCGATAAAAACTTCTTTTCCTTTGAACCGCTTATTAAAGAAAGTCTTTGCAGATTCAGAAATTGGAAGTAAACCTTCGACAATAATTTTTACCATACGAGGGAAAAGAACCATTATCGCTACAACACTCATTAACAAATTCGCGCCGTCAGCAAAGTTATAACCAGCTAACAAAGCTAAAATAAGTCCGAGAGCTGCTCCAATAATCACCGGATCCCCGAACATTCCAATACGCCCCTGTAAATATGACAAATCCAGTTTGGAATTCCTTAAAAACGGAATACGGTTGTACACTTTATCAAGGAGTACAAATAACGGCACAGTACTTGCTGCATATCCTTGAGGAATTGATATTCCCTCAACACCAAGGGCATCTTGAACTTTTTTAGCAGAGTAATCGGCCGATAAAAGAGACCAAGTGGCTTGAATTAAGCTTGCCCCCACTCCCAACACGATACTCCCCGTCATTAAGTGAACGACAGCCCCAGTGAATGCGTAATGAGAATAGTTAAATATATCGATATTCATAGTTTTAGTGAAACCAATAACTAATAGTAAGAGATTCAACGCAAATACGGAAGGGATAATCAAGGCACCGACTAAAGTTGAGAAAGCAACCCCTGCCGCCGCTCCGGAACCGATATCAATTACAGTTAAGTTAAAAGAAAAGCGTTCTACAATTTGCGTGACAGCAGGCTCTAATGTATTTGAAATTAAGGAGATTGCTAAGTTTAGACCAATAAATCCAATTCCTACAATAATCCCGCTGCGAATTGCACGTAAAATTCCTTGCCCCAATACAAGACCAATTATTATTAATACAATCGGCACAAAAACGATTGATCCGAGAGACAGAAAATAATCAACTACTATCATATTTAACCCCTCCTACTTTAAGAGTATTTCGATAATTTTTTCTTTCGTTGCTTCTTCGTTTATCCCTATTAAAAACGGTGTGCCAACGACGATAGGCGTCTTATATTTTGTTTGATCTAATTTCATGGAAGTAACAAATAAATCTACCTCTCCATCATAAGAGTCGAGCTCATAAATCTGGGATTGCGTAATAGAATAATCAATTCCTGTTTCTTTCAAAAGTTCCTCAACTTTGCTTAAAATAAGTGTAGATGTAGCTAAGCCTGCTCCACAGGCAATAACAATTCTTTTTTTCATTCAACATTCTCCTTTTTATTAAAGTAGTATTTCATTAAAGACCACAATTCAGCTTGAGATTTTACGCCTTTGATACCTCTAATTCCTTCTTTACTTTGCAACAAGAGACTAATTTGTTGCAGAACCTCCAAATGTTTGTTGCTGTCATTTAAAATTAATCCAAAAACAAAGTCTACCTTAATAGGTTGCAAGTCTTCGATATTTTGAAAGGTAACAGGCTGTTCAAGTTGTAATACGACCAGCTTCTCAGCCTTCGAAAATTTTGCCTCAGTGTGAACAAGGGCTATATTCATATCTTTTAATTGCATACCAGTTGGATATTCTTTTTCTCGTTTTTTAATCGCTTCTCTAAAACCTTTTGTTACATAGTTCTTCTTCTCCAATTCATCCGCCATAAAGTCAAAAAGCTGCTCTTGATTTTCAAAAAAACGATCATAAAAAACGAGATCTTTTTCCACGTACACATCATTTCCCCCCATCGTTTAGCTAAATTACTACCTTTCCTTACTCACCAATAATTTTAATAAGGCATGTACGCTCCCTCTCACGAATTTGATCCCAATCAATGAAATAAATATAGCCCACCAAGCCAATTTGTAATTCTCCATTCTCAATAACGAAAGTTTCGCTTGTCCCAAGCAGCGTGCTTTTTAAATGGGCATCTGTGTTCAACATCGTGTATGCTTCTGGACTAATTTCTCCTTGCATGTCCTCTAATCCGACTTTGATATGATTAGGTCCTGGATGATAGTACTGCCCTTCAGTAGTACATTGTGGAATTAACTTATTCAAAATATTATTTAAATCCACTTGCAAATATTCGTAACCATAGTAATTTGTATCATGAGACAATTCTTCAAAAATCACTGAACAGGTTGTATGCGGGGAGGCAACTGTGCAAATTCCTTCTTTAACTCGACTTTTAGCAACATGCGCTCTCACTTGTTCTGTAATTTCATGGTAAGTTACTCGATTACCATGAGACGTTAGACTAAGTCTTCCTGAATAAACTGTCATAGAATGCTTCCTTTCTTTCCGTAAATTGCAACGACTTCAATCATTTCTTTCATCATTTCTATTGGTTTTTCAGCTTTCACTATCCCGCTCGTAACACCAACACCATCTGCGCCTAGCCGCAATAACTCAGCCACATCTTGTGCAGAACGAATACCAGCTCCTTGTTCTACCAAAACACATGGATTGATTTTCTTGAT
This window of the Sporosarcina ureilytica genome carries:
- a CDS encoding PTS galactitol transporter subunit IIC — encoded protein: MIVVDYFLSLGSIVFVPIVLIIIGLVLGQGILRAIRSGIIVGIGFIGLNLAISLISNTLEPAVTQIVERFSFNLTVIDIGSGAAAGVAFSTLVGALIIPSVFALNLLLLVIGFTKTMNIDIFNYSHYAFTGAVVHLMTGSIVLGVGASLIQATWSLLSADYSAKKVQDALGVEGISIPQGYAASTVPLFVLLDKVYNRIPFLRNSKLDLSYLQGRIGMFGDPVIIGAALGLILALLAGYNFADGANLLMSVVAIMVLFPRMVKIIVEGLLPISESAKTFFNKRFKGKEVFIGLDSAITLGLPTTQIVGTMLIPITLVLAVILPGNKVLPLGDLAFVAFFTCMATIIHKGNLLKTVISGVINMIGVLYIASWFAPHFSKLAASGGATEIKGQTTALWNGNVFDYIIAQIGGFGVIGLVVLVILTIPIGLYVKRVTAREKLTE
- a CDS encoding PTS sugar transporter subunit IIB, which translates into the protein MKKRIVIACGAGLATSTLILSKVEELLKETGIDYSITQSQIYELDSYDGEVDLFVTSMKLDQTKYKTPIVVGTPFLIGINEEATKEKIIEILLK
- a CDS encoding PTS sugar transporter subunit IIA, with protein sequence MYVEKDLVFYDRFFENQEQLFDFMADELEKKNYVTKGFREAIKKREKEYPTGMQLKDMNIALVHTEAKFSKAEKLVVLQLEQPVTFQNIEDLQPIKVDFVFGLILNDSNKHLEVLQQISLLLQSKEGIRGIKGVKSQAELWSLMKYYFNKKENVE
- a CDS encoding YjbQ family protein, with product MTVYSGRLSLTSHGNRVTYHEITEQVRAHVAKSRVKEGICTVASPHTTCSVIFEELSHDTNYYGYEYLQVDLNNILNKLIPQCTTEGQYYHPGPNHIKVGLEDMQGEISPEAYTMLNTDAHLKSTLLGTSETFVIENGELQIGLVGYIYFIDWDQIRERERTCLIKIIGE